Within Celeribacter marinus, the genomic segment ACCACCGGAAAATGCCGAGCATCGGCACTTGGTCGGTGGTGTAGAACGCGCGGTCGCGCACGCCCTCGGTAAAGCCCATGGGAAACCAACGTCCATCGGTGGGCTGAAGGGCTGCAAACGGTGCCCAGTAGTCCCACGCCCCCTTGAGCAAAAGCGAGGCATAGATGATGCAAGCCGCCGCTGACAGCAAAGCCGCAATCCGCTTGCCACGCGTGGGCAGCATGTTTGTGACCGCATCCACACCGAGGTGGGATGTCTTTTTGAACCCGTAGGAAATGCCGAGCAATACGAGCCATGCGAACAGGATCAATACCACTTCGAGGCCCCAGATCAACGAGGTGTTATACACATAGCGCATGACCACATTGACGAAGGTGATCAACGTCATAGCGCCGAGAATTAAGGAAATTACGTTCTCTTCAAGCCCGTCGAAAAACCGCGCGAGCGGTGTCTTGGGTAAATTGTCTTGGTGGTGTGTCATAAGACCCTCATCCCTCTCATCCCGCGGTGTGCCGCGTGCGGCCCGACCATGCGGTGGTTGTCAAACGGCCCCGCACCGGATTGGGCGGGGCCGTTGCAGTCCATCAAATGCGTATGCTTAGTGCTTCGCGTTGATCTCTTGGGCTGCGGCGATGTTGTCGGCGCCAACGTCACCCTCAAACTGTGCCCAAACCGGCTTCATGACGTCGACCCAAGCCTGACGCTGTTCTGCGTTCAATTCGCGGATCACACCACCGGCATCCAAAACAGCCTGACGGTTTTGCGCGTCAACTTCGGCAATTGCCGCGTTCCGGTCAGCTGTGACTTCGGTCATGATTGTGGAGAGCTGATCGCGAACACCAGCGTCAAGACCGTCCCACCAATCAACGGATGTCACAACCATGTAGTCGAGCAAACCGTGGTTGGTTTCTGTTGTACCGTCTTGAACTTCAAAGAACTTCTGACCGTAAACGTTGGACCATGTGTTTTCCTGACCGTCGACAACACCCGTCTGGAGCGCGCCGTAGACTTCGGAGAACGCCATTGGCTGTGGGGACGCATCAAGGGCTTCCATCTGGGCGACGAGCACGTCAGATGGCTGAACGCGGAATTTCAGACCAGCGGCGTCTGTTGGCAGAACCAAAGGCTTGTTTGCCGAGAACTGCTTGAGACCATTGTGCCAGAACCCCAGACCCAAAAGGCCGCGGCGTGTCATGGATTTTTTCATGCTCTGGCCAACTTCGGACTGTTGGAACTCTTCAACCGCTTCCATGTTTTTGAACATGAACGGCAGATCGAAAATGCGGTAGACTTTGGTGAAGGCTTCGAATTTGGAAAGCGATGGCGCGGCCATCTGAACGTCACCCTGAAGCATCGCTTCGAGAACCTGATCATCGTTGTACAGCGTGGAGTTCGGGTAGACCTCGACGCAAGCTGTGCCGTTCATTTCCGCGTTTACACGCTCCATGAACAAAGACGCAGCGATGCCTTTAGGGTGTTTGTCTGTGTTGGTGACGTGGCTAAACTTAATCACCATTTCGCCGTCATCACATGCGGCAAAGCCGGCCTGTGCAGTGACGGTAAGGGCAAGAGCCGTAGCGGCGGTTGCGAGCAATTTCATGGGTGTCCTCCCTGACATGATCCCGAATTGAATAGTGGCGCGCGCAGGTCCCTCACGGACCACGGCACACTCATGATTAAAAAACAGGAGGGACGAGAGGCGGACAAGACATCGTGAAAGAAATGTGAACAGGGGAAAATTTATGCGCGATTTCAATGGACTATGGGTGTCAAAAACGCATAGCTGCCATGCTGCGCCCGCATCATGTGCGGATCACCGCACACCCGTTAGCGCCCACTGTGCGGATTTTCGCACACGAGACACATGTCCGACTCAACTTTGGACCACGACAGGTATCGCCCGTCTCATTCCCACTCCATCGCCTCGAACACGGCTTGCGCGTTACGTCCGGCCAATGCGTCGAACTGATCGAGATAGGAAAAGGCGGATTGGTCAACCATCACCGATCCGATGATGTCGCCCCCCGCGTCGATATGAGCGCCGATTTTGTCGCGCAAGTTCGCGAGATAGTCGCGTGTATCAGCCTGCGCTACGGCGAGTGTTGTCGCCGGCCCATGACCCGGAACAAGCACTAGGGGATCAAGGGCCTCTACCGCCGCGAATGCGTCTAGCCATGCGGCGCTGTTGGACACGTCCATGACGCCCAAAATGCGACCCACGTACACGATATCACCCGTGAACACGACCCGCTCTTGTGGCAACCAAACGGCTGTATCGCCCGGCGTATGCGCCCCCGCAGGGTGGTGAAGCTCAATCTCTCGCCCCCCCGTGCTCAGCGTGTAATCTGTTGCAAACGTGATATCGGCGGTCGCGCCGTCCGTTCCCTCAAGCGCATCTCCGAGCAAGGTTGACAGTACCGTCATCTGCATCGACTGACGCGCAGATTGATCACGCACTGCGTCCTGTGAGGCAATGACGGTTGCGCCCAAGTCCTGCCAATAGGCATTGGCGATCCACCGATGATCCTGTCCGCCCGTATTGATCACATGAGTCACCGGATGGTCGGTCAACGTAGCGATCACCGCATGAAGCGCCTCGGCCCCTTTGCGCGACCCGCCCGCATCCACAAGCACTGCGCCCTGCTCGGTTTCGATCAAACCGAACGTCGCGTTATTGCCTAGGTTTTGCGCATTGCGCTGCTCGGCGGGACCTTCGATCGCCCAGACCCCCTCAGCCACATCATGCACGATCAACGCCTGTGACATCGAAGGACTCCCCAAAAAAAGAGTTGCGCAAATGGTTGTCAGAAAACGGATCATGGTATCGCCCCTTTATAAAGCCACGGCCTCAGGTAGAGGGTAGACCAAAACATTCACTCAAGCGAATGTTTTATGGGCACACGGGACTTACCCGCGATACAACTCCGCGCGCACACCGTGGCGCGCCAACTTATCATAAAACGTTTTGCGCGGCAGTTTCAATCCCTTGGCGGCCTCTGTCGCATTGCCATCGTGGCGTTGCAGTGCCGCAATCAACAATGAGCGCTCCACCTGCGCCAATTGTTCGGCCAGTCCCAATTCATCCTCTTGGGCCTCGCCCTCTGACAGGCCCATCGCGAACCGCATTGCCGCGTTCATCAAGCTGCGCGCATTGCCAGGCCAGTCTTGTGCCAGAAGGCGCGCCATCACATCGGGCGTCACGTTCGGACTAGGTAATCCGGCCTGTTCGCACGCAATGTCGACATAATGGCGAAACAGCACCGGAATATCCTCGCGCCGCTCGCGCAATGGCGGAATGCGGATCACGGCCGCCTCA encodes:
- a CDS encoding MBL fold metallo-hydrolase, producing MSQALIVHDVAEGVWAIEGPAEQRNAQNLGNNATFGLIETEQGAVLVDAGGSRKGAEALHAVIATLTDHPVTHVINTGGQDHRWIANAYWQDLGATVIASQDAVRDQSARQSMQMTVLSTLLGDALEGTDGATADITFATDYTLSTGGREIELHHPAGAHTPGDTAVWLPQERVVFTGDIVYVGRILGVMDVSNSAAWLDAFAAVEALDPLVLVPGHGPATTLAVAQADTRDYLANLRDKIGAHIDAGGDIIGSVMVDQSAFSYLDQFDALAGRNAQAVFEAMEWE
- a CDS encoding TRAP transporter small permease, which gives rise to MTHHQDNLPKTPLARFFDGLEENVISLILGAMTLITFVNVVMRYVYNTSLIWGLEVVLILFAWLVLLGISYGFKKTSHLGVDAVTNMLPTRGKRIAALLSAAACIIYASLLLKGAWDYWAPFAALQPTDGRWFPMGFTEGVRDRAFYTTDQVPMLGIFRWLEDAINYGEAYDKLPRVIPYFILPFGCALILLRVVQATLRIIAGTQDSLIVSHEAEEEVERVAHGAYEE
- a CDS encoding DctP family TRAP transporter solute-binding subunit translates to MKLLATAATALALTVTAQAGFAACDDGEMVIKFSHVTNTDKHPKGIAASLFMERVNAEMNGTACVEVYPNSTLYNDDQVLEAMLQGDVQMAAPSLSKFEAFTKVYRIFDLPFMFKNMEAVEEFQQSEVGQSMKKSMTRRGLLGLGFWHNGLKQFSANKPLVLPTDAAGLKFRVQPSDVLVAQMEALDASPQPMAFSEVYGALQTGVVDGQENTWSNVYGQKFFEVQDGTTETNHGLLDYMVVTSVDWWDGLDAGVRDQLSTIMTEVTADRNAAIAEVDAQNRQAVLDAGGVIRELNAEQRQAWVDVMKPVWAQFEGDVGADNIAAAQEINAKH